The Anabrus simplex isolate iqAnaSimp1 chromosome 1, ASM4041472v1, whole genome shotgun sequence genome window below encodes:
- the LOC136858791 gene encoding gastrula zinc finger protein XlCGF7.1 isoform X1 has translation MEMYGGPVKVEPMGFYNCIPPPPPPPSLSRSDIGNSAVSSPEKENPAPVSKSDSVIPRSKPQACKVCGKVLSSASSYYVHMKLHSGSKPFRCTVCEASFCRKPYLEVHMRTHTGERPFQCDMCMKRFTQKSSLNTHKRVHTGERPYSCDICQKRFAVKSYVTAHRWSHVAEKPLTCDSCNVTFTSKSQFALHIRTHAAGANFECHVCGRTFVRDSYLIRHHNRAHRDTPTTYEGGCDMRYSLPLFIEVPC, from the coding sequence ATGGAAATGTATGGTGGTCCAGTAAAAGTTGAACCAATGGGATTTTATAATTGTATtccacctcctccacctcccccTTCATTAAGTCGAAGTGATATTGGGAACAGTGCTGTATCTTCTCCAGAGAAGGAGAATCCAGCTCCAGTGTCAAAATCAGACAGTGTTATTCCTCGTTCTAAACCTCAGGCTTGCAAAGTGTGTGGAAAAGTACTTTCCTCAGCTTCGTCATATTACGTTCACATGAAACTTCATTCGGGCTCAAAGCCATTCCGTTGCACAGTGTGTGAAGCAAGCTTCTGTCGTAAACCATATCTTGAAGTACACATGCGCACACATACAGGTGAGCGCCCCTTTCAGTGTGATATGTGCATGAAGCGTTTTACTCAGAAGAGCAGCCTCAACACGCACAAACGTGTGCATACTGGAGAGCGGCCATATTCCTGCGATATCTGCCAGAAGCGCTTTGCTGTCAAGAGTTATGTCACTGCCCATCGCTGGAGTCATGTGGCAGAGAAACCACTCACTTGTGACAGCTGTAATGTGACATTCACTTCTAAAAGTCAGTTTGCTCTACACATAAGGACTCATGCTGCCGGAGCCAACTTTGAGTGCCATGTCTgcggacgaacttttgtgagagacagcTACCTCATTAGACACCACAATCGTGCTCACAGAGATACTCCTACAACCTATGAGGGAGGATGTGATATGCGGTACAGTCTTCCTTTGTTTATTGAGGTTCCTTGTTGA
- the LOC136858791 gene encoding gastrula zinc finger protein XlCGF7.1 isoform X2, translating to MEMYGGPVKVEPMGFYNCIPPPPPPPSLSRSDIGNSAVSSPEKENPAPVSKSDSVIPRSKPQACKVCGKVLSSASSYYVHMKLHSGSKPFRCTVCEASFCRKPYLEVHMRTHTGERPFQCDMCMKRFTQKSSLNTHKRVHTGERPYSCDICQKRFAVKSYVTAHRWSHVAEKPLTCDSCNVTFTSKSQFALHIRTHAAGANFECHVCGRTFVRDSYLIRHHNRAHRDTPTTYEGGCDMRTK from the coding sequence ATGGAAATGTATGGTGGTCCAGTAAAAGTTGAACCAATGGGATTTTATAATTGTATtccacctcctccacctcccccTTCATTAAGTCGAAGTGATATTGGGAACAGTGCTGTATCTTCTCCAGAGAAGGAGAATCCAGCTCCAGTGTCAAAATCAGACAGTGTTATTCCTCGTTCTAAACCTCAGGCTTGCAAAGTGTGTGGAAAAGTACTTTCCTCAGCTTCGTCATATTACGTTCACATGAAACTTCATTCGGGCTCAAAGCCATTCCGTTGCACAGTGTGTGAAGCAAGCTTCTGTCGTAAACCATATCTTGAAGTACACATGCGCACACATACAGGTGAGCGCCCCTTTCAGTGTGATATGTGCATGAAGCGTTTTACTCAGAAGAGCAGCCTCAACACGCACAAACGTGTGCATACTGGAGAGCGGCCATATTCCTGCGATATCTGCCAGAAGCGCTTTGCTGTCAAGAGTTATGTCACTGCCCATCGCTGGAGTCATGTGGCAGAGAAACCACTCACTTGTGACAGCTGTAATGTGACATTCACTTCTAAAAGTCAGTTTGCTCTACACATAAGGACTCATGCTGCCGGAGCCAACTTTGAGTGCCATGTCTgcggacgaacttttgtgagagacagcTACCTCATTAGACACCACAATCGTGCTCACAGAGATACTCCTACAACCTATGAGGGAGGATGTGATATGCG